From Psychroflexus torquis ATCC 700755, the proteins below share one genomic window:
- a CDS encoding DoxX family protein produces the protein MNWDLILMGVMYSFAGTMHFIKPKTYLKVMPRFFKAKTFLVYLSGAIEIILGIGLFFQNTRSLAATGIILILIAFLSVHFNMLRGEKYAMGIPKWILLLRIPLQFVLIWWAYLYI, from the coding sequence GAATTGGGATTTAATTTTGATGGGCGTTATGTATAGTTTTGCAGGGACTATGCATTTTATAAAGCCAAAGACTTATTTAAAAGTCATGCCTAGATTTTTTAAAGCAAAAACGTTTCTTGTATATCTTTCAGGCGCCATTGAAATCATATTGGGTATTGGACTATTTTTTCAAAATACAAGGAGCTTGGCTGCTACAGGAATCATTCTAATACTCATAGCGTTTTTAAGCGTTCACTTTAATATGCTTAGAGGTGAAAAATATGCTATGGGAATCCCAAAATGGATACTATTACTTAGAATACCACTTCAATTTGTATTAATTTGGTGGGCTTACCTATATATATAA
- a CDS encoding TIGR03643 family protein, giving the protein MDKEFTEIELDRIIEMAWEDRTPFEAIEFQFGVTEAQVIKIMQKEMKPSSFKMWRKRVQGRSTKHRKLSDNSMKKFKSSRQKQITHNKISKR; this is encoded by the coding sequence ATGGATAAAGAATTTACAGAAATAGAACTTGACAGAATTATAGAAATGGCTTGGGAGGATAGGACTCCTTTTGAAGCTATAGAATTTCAGTTCGGGGTTACAGAAGCTCAAGTCATTAAAATCATGCAAAAAGAAATGAAACCCTCAAGCTTTAAAATGTGGAGAAAAAGGGTTCAAGGAAGATCTACAAAACATAGAAAACTCAGTGATAATTCTATGAAAAAATTTAAATCTTCAAGACAAAAGCAAATTACTCACAACAAAATCTCAAAACGTTAA
- a CDS encoding S1/P1 nuclease, whose translation MKIILVFLILSQSVLASNDWGQNGHRSVGETAERYLKSKVKNKIDRILNGQSLADASTYADEIKSDDEYDKYKPWHYANIPFDKTYAETEKNPEGDIVFGIQECIEKLKAGVLNEKEEQFYLKMLIHLVGDMHQPLHFGLKEDRGANDFKVKWFNQPTNMHRVWDTQMIESYTMSYSELADNLPKLNREEVKSIKSGSLLDWVEENRELTREVYSSASANENLSYRYMYEWFDVLKMQINKAGIRLAVILNDIYA comes from the coding sequence ATGAAAATTATACTCGTTTTTTTAATTTTATCACAATCGGTATTAGCTTCTAATGATTGGGGACAAAATGGTCACCGATCCGTTGGAGAAACTGCAGAACGTTATCTTAAATCCAAAGTTAAAAATAAAATCGATCGAATTTTAAACGGCCAGTCGCTAGCAGATGCTTCGACTTACGCGGATGAAATTAAAAGTGACGATGAATACGACAAGTATAAACCTTGGCACTACGCCAACATTCCTTTTGATAAAACGTATGCTGAAACTGAAAAGAATCCTGAAGGGGATATTGTTTTTGGTATTCAAGAGTGTATAGAAAAACTTAAAGCAGGTGTTCTAAATGAAAAAGAAGAGCAGTTTTACTTGAAAATGCTCATTCACTTAGTTGGTGATATGCACCAACCCTTGCATTTCGGTCTTAAAGAAGATAGGGGGGCTAATGATTTTAAAGTAAAATGGTTTAACCAACCTACTAATATGCATAGGGTTTGGGATACGCAAATGATTGAAAGTTATACTATGAGTTACAGCGAATTAGCTGATAATTTGCCTAAACTTAATAGGGAAGAAGTAAAAAGCATTAAATCTGGATCTTTGTTAGATTGGGTTGAAGAAAACAGGGAATTGACAAGAGAGGTTTATAGCTCTGCGTCAGCTAACGAAAATCTAAGTTATAGATATATGTATGAATGGTTTGATGTACTTAAGATGCAGATTAATAAAGCGGGAATAAGATTGGCAGTGATACTGAATGACATCTATGCTTAA
- a CDS encoding Cof-type HAD-IIB family hydrolase, with the protein MIKLICSDIDGTLLNTEREISRKTKIEFHKLKHKLPIILISSRMPSAMKHLQRELGIEKLPLVAYNGGLILVDNEVKQSTTLSFELVKEIIGLNKDSLHLSLFQKDKWYAPEQDQWTQREINNTKVNPEIKNNTEVLDLWEPLQTGAHKIMCMGDPSLINDFYTVLSNKFPNDLHLYRSKDTYIEIAPKQISKRSAIEFLISSEYKFEFSQVMSFGDNYNDIEMLQASGLGLAVGNAKEEVKAIADKIIGNAKKNGVAEFLSHYFKTQ; encoded by the coding sequence ATGATAAAACTTATATGTAGCGACATCGATGGCACCTTGTTGAATACTGAACGAGAGATTTCCAGAAAAACTAAGATTGAATTTCATAAATTAAAGCACAAACTACCTATCATTCTTATATCCTCCAGAATGCCCTCTGCGATGAAACATTTACAAAGAGAGCTAGGCATTGAGAAGTTGCCTTTAGTGGCCTATAATGGTGGATTAATACTGGTTGATAACGAAGTAAAACAAAGCACAACCCTATCTTTTGAACTGGTTAAAGAGATCATTGGGCTAAATAAAGATAGCTTACATTTAAGTTTATTTCAAAAAGACAAATGGTACGCGCCTGAGCAAGACCAATGGACACAAAGGGAAATCAATAATACTAAAGTCAATCCTGAAATAAAGAACAATACTGAAGTGCTCGATCTCTGGGAACCCCTGCAAACTGGTGCTCACAAAATCATGTGTATGGGAGACCCTTCGTTAATTAATGATTTCTATACAGTATTATCCAATAAATTTCCAAATGACTTACACCTTTACCGGTCTAAGGATACCTATATAGAAATAGCTCCTAAGCAAATCTCAAAACGCTCTGCTATTGAATTTTTAATTTCCTCTGAATACAAATTTGAGTTCTCTCAAGTCATGAGTTTTGGTGATAATTACAATGACATTGAGATGCTACAAGCTTCTGGTCTTGGCCTTGCTGTTGGAAATGCTAAAGAAGAAGTTAAAGCAATAGCCGATAAGATCATAGGTAATGCTAAGAAAAATGGAGTTGCAGAGTTTTTATCTCATTATTTTAAAACGCAATAA
- a CDS encoding DUF819 domain-containing protein, protein MDKTPLFTNDAVVLGVLMLSLGFIFYSSNLKSGFWSQFYKVVPAVLMCYLIPAIFNSLGIISDSSSNLYFVASRYFLPASLVLMTLSIDLKAIKNLGYKALVMFATGTVGIVIGGPIAILLISLFSPETVGGAGPDAVWRGLSTLAGSWIGGGANQAAMLEIFKYNPEKYGGMVLVDIVVANLWLAIILLGIGKSDKIDKWLNADNTAIEDLKEKMSSYTKSVSRKPELKDYMIMLGIAFTAVGFSHWASDYISDFLISNFEIFNDKTSSLASFTSTFFWMITIATAFGVGLSFTKAKSYEGTGASQLGSVFIYFLVATIGMKMDLTTIFENPGLILIGIVWMSIHAGLLILVAKLIKAPYFFLAVGSQANVGGAATAPIVASAFHPSLTSVGVLLAVFGYIVGTYAAIGCTILMEISSNL, encoded by the coding sequence ATGGATAAAACACCACTATTTACTAACGACGCTGTTGTTCTTGGAGTACTCATGCTCTCCCTCGGTTTTATATTCTACAGTTCAAATTTAAAAAGTGGATTTTGGAGTCAGTTTTATAAAGTGGTTCCAGCAGTGTTAATGTGTTATCTTATTCCAGCTATTTTTAATTCTCTAGGAATTATAAGTGATTCGTCGTCTAATTTATATTTCGTAGCCAGCCGCTATTTTCTTCCAGCCTCCTTAGTATTAATGACCTTAAGCATAGACTTAAAAGCCATTAAAAATCTAGGATATAAAGCATTGGTTATGTTTGCTACTGGCACGGTTGGGATTGTTATTGGAGGACCCATTGCGATTTTGTTGATTTCTCTATTTTCTCCAGAAACTGTTGGTGGAGCTGGTCCAGATGCGGTTTGGAGAGGCTTATCTACTCTTGCTGGAAGCTGGATTGGAGGTGGAGCCAACCAAGCGGCAATGCTAGAAATTTTCAAATATAATCCTGAAAAGTATGGAGGTATGGTTTTGGTAGATATTGTTGTCGCAAATCTATGGCTCGCTATCATACTATTAGGAATAGGAAAGTCTGATAAAATCGATAAATGGCTCAATGCTGATAATACAGCCATTGAAGACTTAAAAGAAAAAATGTCTTCTTATACAAAAAGTGTCTCTAGAAAACCAGAGCTTAAGGATTATATGATAATGCTAGGTATTGCATTTACCGCTGTAGGATTTTCACATTGGGCATCTGATTATATCTCAGATTTTCTAATTTCTAATTTTGAAATATTTAATGATAAAACCTCTTCCCTAGCTTCCTTTACCTCTACATTTTTCTGGATGATTACCATTGCCACGGCTTTTGGAGTTGGCTTATCCTTTACAAAAGCCAAATCATACGAAGGAACCGGCGCAAGTCAACTAGGCAGTGTTTTTATTTATTTCTTAGTCGCAACCATAGGTATGAAAATGGACTTAACTACTATTTTTGAAAATCCAGGCCTTATTTTGATAGGTATTGTGTGGATGTCTATTCACGCAGGCTTACTCATCTTAGTTGCCAAACTCATCAAAGCGCCCTACTTTTTCTTAGCTGTTGGAAGTCAAGCTAATGTTGGAGGTGCAGCAACTGCACCCATAGTTGCCTCTGCATTTCATCCTTCATTAACCAGTGTTGGAGTTCTTCTCGCCGTATTTGGATATATTGTAGGAACTTACGCAGCTATAGGCTGTACGATCTTAATGGAAATTTCATCTAATCTTTAA
- a CDS encoding DUF4369 domain-containing protein → MKHFLPILLIAFLVSSCENEKSNLIITGQIAGLKKGTLYLQKFGDTSLVNIDSVQVEGSSDFSFTTYIDEPQIMFIELDRNDGDDYADLINFFAEPGELRLMTSLKNYGIDLEITSNFENQKKLEEYNEVIKQFNNQRLDLIEANFEASKSQNEEKLDSLNKRFNSILKRKYLYTVNFALNNKNLEVSPYVLLSEAFDANIKYLDTVYTALDKPIRKSLYGKKLDELIKERKKNDKESVETEVIEEVYEE, encoded by the coding sequence ATGAAACATTTTTTACCAATTTTACTCATCGCCTTTTTAGTTAGCTCCTGTGAGAATGAAAAAAGCAACTTGATAATTACTGGCCAAATAGCTGGTCTAAAAAAAGGAACCCTATACTTACAGAAATTTGGAGATACTAGTTTAGTCAATATAGATTCTGTTCAAGTTGAAGGCTCATCAGATTTTAGTTTCACAACTTATATCGATGAACCGCAAATTATGTTTATTGAGCTAGACAGAAATGATGGAGATGACTATGCAGATCTCATCAATTTTTTCGCTGAGCCAGGAGAATTGAGGTTGATGACTTCTTTAAAAAATTATGGAATTGATTTAGAAATCACATCTAATTTTGAGAATCAGAAAAAGCTTGAAGAATATAATGAAGTGATTAAACAGTTTAACAACCAAAGGCTAGACCTTATAGAAGCTAACTTTGAAGCTAGCAAGTCTCAAAATGAAGAAAAACTAGACAGTTTGAACAAGAGATTCAATTCTATACTGAAAAGAAAATATTTATATACCGTCAATTTTGCGCTAAATAATAAGAACTTGGAAGTTTCTCCTTATGTTTTACTATCAGAAGCTTTTGATGCTAACATAAAATATTTGGATACTGTCTACACTGCTTTAGACAAACCTATAAGAAAGTCACTCTATGGTAAAAAACTAGACGAGTTGATTAAAGAAAGGAAGAAAAATGATAAAGAAAGTGTAGAAACTGAAGTTATTGAAGAAGTCTACGAAGAGTAA
- a CDS encoding type I phosphomannose isomerase catalytic subunit yields the protein MLYPLKFKPILKEKIWGGNKLKCKYKGDLSQKQIGESWEISGVEGDISIVQNGALAGKTLNQLISEFKTELVGETVFEKFNGEFPILIKFIEAQENLSVQLHPSDTLAKKRHNSFGKTEMWYITEAESNAELIVGFKESITIDRYKDILAKGQLEDVLNKIKVEEGEVFFIKPGLVHAIGAGVTLAEIQQTSDVTYRLYDWLRVDKQGRSRELHTDLALDAIDFQVNSDYKIEYDSIFNSKVSLVDSPYFKTNFLEINQRITLDYSSVDSFVIYMNVGTQIAELTHDKNLFVLFPMETILLPACIKKIEFKSSGTKLLEISI from the coding sequence ATGCTCTACCCTCTTAAATTTAAACCAATTCTTAAAGAGAAAATTTGGGGAGGTAATAAATTAAAGTGTAAATATAAGGGTGATCTTTCTCAAAAGCAAATTGGTGAAAGTTGGGAAATAAGCGGTGTTGAAGGTGATATATCGATTGTCCAAAATGGAGCCTTAGCAGGTAAGACTTTAAATCAATTAATTTCTGAATTTAAAACTGAATTGGTGGGAGAAACTGTTTTTGAAAAATTCAATGGCGAGTTTCCTATTCTTATAAAATTCATAGAAGCCCAAGAAAACTTATCGGTTCAACTTCATCCAAGTGACACTTTAGCTAAAAAGCGACATAATAGTTTTGGGAAAACAGAAATGTGGTATATCACAGAAGCTGAGTCAAATGCTGAGCTTATTGTCGGTTTTAAAGAATCTATCACAATTGATAGATACAAGGATATCTTGGCTAAAGGACAATTAGAAGATGTTTTGAATAAAATAAAAGTTGAGGAAGGAGAGGTTTTTTTTATAAAACCTGGTTTAGTTCACGCTATAGGAGCCGGAGTTACACTGGCTGAGATTCAACAAACCTCTGATGTCACCTACAGGCTCTATGATTGGCTCAGAGTGGATAAACAAGGCCGTTCTAGAGAATTACATACAGACCTCGCTTTAGACGCTATTGATTTTCAAGTTAATTCAGATTATAAAATTGAGTACGATTCTATATTCAACTCTAAAGTTTCTCTCGTTGATTCTCCTTACTTCAAAACTAATTTTTTAGAAATCAATCAGCGAATCACTTTAGATTATTCCTCAGTAGATTCCTTTGTTATCTATATGAATGTAGGGACTCAAATCGCCGAGCTGACTCATGATAAAAACTTATTTGTGTTATTTCCAATGGAGACCATTTTGCTTCCTGCGTGTATTAAAAAAATCGAATTTAAATCTTCAGGAACCAAACTTTTAGAAATCAGTATTTAA
- a CDS encoding peroxiredoxin: MSIEKGDSIPSFQLNDQNGIVFNSDDVIGKKPVVIYFYPKNFTPGCTKEACSFRDSYEDFKEIGAEVVGISGDSEKSHAKFTAKYNLPFILLADSTGKVRKKFGIKKSLLGLVPGRETFVIDAQGKLIFKFNSLDASQHMKKALKAIKKIN; this comes from the coding sequence ATGTCTATTGAAAAAGGAGATTCTATACCTAGTTTCCAACTAAATGACCAGAACGGTATTGTTTTCAATTCCGATGATGTCATTGGTAAGAAACCAGTAGTTATTTACTTCTACCCAAAGAATTTTACTCCTGGGTGTACCAAGGAGGCTTGCAGTTTTAGAGATAGTTACGAAGACTTTAAAGAAATAGGAGCAGAGGTGGTAGGTATTAGTGGCGATTCTGAAAAATCTCACGCCAAATTTACAGCAAAATACAACCTCCCTTTTATTTTGTTGGCAGATAGCACTGGAAAAGTGAGAAAGAAGTTTGGAATCAAAAAAAGCTTACTAGGATTAGTGCCAGGTCGAGAAACCTTTGTAATTGACGCTCAAGGAAAATTGATTTTTAAATTCAACAGCCTCGATGCTTCCCAGCACATGAAAAAAGCGCTTAAGGCCATTAAAAAAATCAATTGA
- a CDS encoding 6-pyruvoyl trahydropterin synthase family protein has translation MKVTVHRKAHFNAAHRLYRKDWDFEKNNKVFGKCNNPHFHGHNYELIASVTGDIDPETGYVIDIKVLKDMIKTEVEDAFDHKNLNEQVPEFKDLNPTAENISVVIWNKLKTKLNKNHDLEVTLYETPRNFVTYKGE, from the coding sequence ATGAAAGTAACAGTTCACCGCAAAGCGCATTTTAATGCTGCGCATAGACTCTATAGAAAAGATTGGGATTTTGAAAAAAACAACAAAGTTTTTGGGAAATGTAATAATCCCCATTTTCACGGTCATAATTACGAATTGATAGCTTCGGTAACAGGTGATATAGACCCTGAAACGGGCTATGTTATCGACATAAAGGTGCTTAAAGACATGATAAAAACTGAAGTAGAAGATGCCTTTGATCATAAAAACTTGAATGAACAAGTTCCAGAGTTTAAAGACTTAAATCCGACCGCCGAAAATATTTCAGTAGTAATTTGGAACAAACTAAAGACCAAATTAAATAAGAACCATGACCTTGAAGTGACCTTATACGAAACTCCAAGAAATTTTGTAACCTATAAAGGAGAATAA
- the idi gene encoding isopentenyl-diphosphate Delta-isomerase, protein MENRNENYVILVDEKDNPLGTMEKIEAHEKAKLHRAFSVFIYNSKNELMLQQRALTKYHTPGLWTNTCCSHQRLEESNIEAGKRRLHEEMGFSTELKETISFIYKAPFENGLTEHEFDYILVGEYQNDPLPNPDEVHDWKWMSLDDIENDINKNPNLYTEWFKIIFEKHKSEMVKS, encoded by the coding sequence ATGGAAAATAGAAATGAAAACTATGTCATCCTAGTCGATGAAAAAGATAATCCGCTAGGAACTATGGAGAAAATTGAAGCTCATGAAAAAGCAAAACTTCATAGAGCTTTTTCAGTTTTTATATATAATTCTAAAAATGAATTGATGCTCCAACAAAGAGCTTTAACCAAGTACCATACTCCTGGTTTATGGACCAATACATGTTGTAGTCATCAAAGGCTAGAGGAATCTAATATTGAAGCTGGGAAGCGGCGTTTACATGAAGAAATGGGATTTTCTACAGAGCTCAAAGAAACCATTTCGTTTATTTACAAAGCCCCTTTCGAAAATGGTTTAACAGAACATGAGTTCGATTACATTTTAGTGGGGGAATATCAAAATGATCCTCTACCCAATCCAGATGAAGTCCACGATTGGAAATGGATGAGTCTAGATGATATTGAAAATGATATAAATAAGAATCCAAACCTATACACAGAGTGGTTCAAAATTATTTTTGAAAAGCACAAAAGTGAAATGGTAAAATCTTAA
- a CDS encoding OmpA family protein encodes MKFTNRHIIFIVIILITGLGYGQKDKLKEADKMFESYAFIDAQKIYLEVANNGYESENLFKKLGDSYYFNSDLEKAFEWYQKLYDINQNLPKEYLFRYAQSLKSIKLYEKSDEIMFEFDTLNETDSRVSRLKKERNYLELIEMQSGRFELKKISINSDYSEFSPSFYGNKLVFASNRPNSWLVKRIHEWNNKPYLNLYSSDLSDSLVIESEPIVFLEELNSKFHESSAAFSSDGKTVYFTRNNFSGNKLKRGEDGISYLKLFKSELNSENTWTKPEELPFNNDNYSVAYPALSKDNKILYFSSDMDGTIGMSDIFKVEIREDNTYSIPENLGESINTEGRESFPFVSDDGLLYFASDGHLGLGGLDVFVAVIKENEKLGEVFNLGRPINSSKDDFSFIINSKLKKGFFASNRGQEGTSDNIYELTQLNKLITDCFQLLNGNIFKTNGEDPLSDAKVSLFDRDLKILDSTITDSKGFYQFEVDCNSSYVLRVSKDGFSTSGEVVEINSDFGTENSLNFSMNEGGELGITKADDGDDLNDLLQLDTIYFDLDKFQIRPDAEVELQKIIVAMKSYPNLRIDVRSHTDSRAGDEYNQILSNKRAKATINYIIEKSGISSERISGRGYGESQLVNKCSNGIDCSESEHALNRRAEFIILKPNQSLEGNRLQQNELRTSKASFYDFKNSSEELYTVQIAALRRTGLKIKFNQVKNVFSHVYDDGYKRYFSSVFKTKDEATSYRALLIKSGIKGAFVVGLRGEIRF; translated from the coding sequence ATGAAATTCACTAATAGACATATAATTTTTATCGTAATAATTCTTATTACGGGTTTAGGCTATGGTCAAAAAGATAAGCTTAAAGAAGCCGACAAAATGTTTGAAAGTTATGCTTTTATAGATGCTCAAAAAATTTATTTGGAGGTAGCTAATAATGGTTATGAATCTGAAAATTTATTTAAAAAGTTAGGTGATTCATATTACTTCAATAGCGATCTAGAAAAAGCTTTTGAATGGTATCAGAAATTGTATGATATAAACCAAAATCTTCCTAAAGAGTATTTATTCAGATATGCTCAGTCTTTAAAGAGCATCAAGCTCTACGAAAAATCTGACGAAATTATGTTTGAATTTGATACTCTCAATGAAACAGATAGTAGGGTTTCTAGATTAAAGAAAGAGCGGAATTATCTTGAACTCATAGAAATGCAGTCAGGAAGATTTGAGTTGAAAAAGATTTCTATTAATTCTGATTACTCTGAATTCTCTCCATCCTTCTATGGAAATAAACTAGTATTTGCTTCTAACAGACCAAATTCTTGGTTGGTCAAAAGAATTCATGAATGGAATAACAAACCTTACCTCAACTTATATAGTTCAGATTTATCAGATTCTTTAGTTATTGAATCTGAACCCATTGTATTTTTAGAAGAATTAAATTCAAAGTTTCATGAGTCTTCAGCGGCCTTTAGTAGCGATGGAAAAACTGTTTATTTCACTAGAAATAACTTCTCAGGTAATAAGCTGAAAAGAGGAGAAGATGGTATAAGTTATCTAAAACTTTTCAAGTCTGAATTAAATTCGGAGAACACTTGGACAAAACCTGAAGAACTGCCTTTTAATAATGATAATTATTCTGTAGCTTATCCTGCATTAAGTAAAGATAATAAGATCCTTTATTTTTCTTCTGATATGGATGGAACAATTGGGATGTCCGATATTTTTAAAGTTGAAATTCGTGAAGACAATACTTACAGTATTCCTGAAAATCTAGGAGAGAGCATAAACACGGAAGGGAGAGAAAGTTTTCCTTTTGTAAGTGATGATGGCCTGCTTTACTTTGCATCAGATGGACATTTAGGCTTAGGTGGTTTAGACGTTTTTGTTGCAGTTATAAAAGAAAATGAAAAATTAGGGGAAGTTTTTAATTTAGGTAGACCTATTAATAGTTCTAAGGATGATTTCAGTTTTATTATTAATTCAAAACTGAAGAAGGGATTTTTTGCTTCTAATAGAGGTCAAGAAGGGACAAGCGATAATATTTATGAATTAACTCAATTAAACAAATTAATTACAGATTGTTTCCAATTATTAAATGGCAATATCTTCAAAACTAATGGAGAAGATCCTTTGAGTGATGCAAAAGTCTCTCTTTTTGATAGAGACTTAAAAATATTGGACTCCACTATTACAGACTCCAAAGGTTTCTATCAATTTGAAGTGGACTGTAACTCCAGTTATGTTTTAAGGGTCTCCAAGGACGGATTTTCTACATCTGGCGAGGTAGTAGAGATAAATTCTGATTTTGGAACTGAAAACTCCTTGAATTTTTCTATGAATGAAGGAGGTGAATTAGGGATTACAAAAGCAGATGATGGTGATGACTTGAATGATTTACTTCAATTGGATACTATTTATTTTGATTTAGATAAATTCCAAATCAGACCTGACGCGGAAGTTGAACTTCAAAAGATTATTGTGGCAATGAAATCCTATCCTAATTTGCGTATTGATGTGAGATCTCATACAGATAGTAGAGCAGGTGATGAGTACAACCAAATACTCTCAAATAAACGAGCTAAAGCAACCATAAATTATATCATAGAAAAATCAGGTATTTCATCTGAACGAATATCTGGAAGAGGCTATGGTGAAAGTCAGTTAGTCAATAAATGCTCTAATGGAATAGATTGTTCTGAATCTGAACACGCTTTAAACAGGAGAGCAGAATTTATTATTTTAAAACCAAATCAAAGCCTTGAAGGAAATAGATTACAACAGAATGAACTAAGAACATCTAAAGCTTCGTTTTATGATTTTAAAAATTCATCTGAAGAGCTATATACAGTGCAAATAGCAGCTTTAAGAAGAACAGGATTAAAAATTAAATTTAATCAAGTTAAGAATGTATTTAGTCATGTTTACGACGATGGTTATAAGCGCTACTTTTCCTCGGTTTTCAAAACTAAAGATGAAGCTACATCTTACAGAGCCTTACTCATAAAATCTGGGATTAAAGGTGCTTTTGTTGTAGGTCTTAGGGGTGAAATTAGATTTTAG
- a CDS encoding PorP/SprF family type IX secretion system membrane protein: MAKRRILNITLVCSLLVLATQTVSAQQDPNFTQYMYNTLSINPAYAGSRDVLSAVALHRSQWLGFNGAPTSQTFSAHTPISEGKMGLGFNIVNDQIGITQETDINAVYSYALDMSRYTKLSFGINAGVNLMNIDYRDLNIFDPTDPEFNNNIENKISPQVGLGALLYNDKYFVGLSVPSLLRNDRFSDNSIPDATVRDRLHYFLTAGVVFDLTPTLKFKPSVLFRHVSGSPLLAELSSNFLINDRFTLGAAYRLNSAFSGIVGFQASDSILLGIAYDRDISTFSSYNDGSLEFFVRFELFKKYKRMYTPRFF, from the coding sequence ATGGCTAAGCGTCGAATTCTGAATATAACTTTAGTGTGCAGTCTGCTTGTTCTAGCAACTCAAACAGTCTCTGCGCAACAAGATCCCAACTTTACTCAATATATGTATAATACATTGAGTATAAATCCTGCATATGCGGGGTCCAGGGATGTTCTTAGTGCTGTAGCCTTACATAGGTCTCAATGGCTGGGCTTTAATGGTGCTCCAACTTCTCAGACTTTTTCAGCCCATACTCCTATTAGTGAAGGTAAAATGGGTTTAGGTTTTAATATAGTGAATGATCAGATAGGAATTACTCAAGAAACCGATATCAACGCTGTCTATAGTTATGCTTTAGACATGTCTAGATACACTAAGCTCTCATTTGGTATAAATGCAGGAGTGAATTTAATGAATATAGATTACAGAGATCTTAATATTTTTGATCCAACAGATCCAGAGTTTAATAACAATATAGAGAACAAAATTTCACCTCAGGTAGGATTAGGAGCCTTGCTGTACAATGATAAGTATTTTGTAGGCTTGAGTGTTCCTTCTTTATTGAGGAATGATAGATTTTCAGATAATTCTATTCCAGATGCTACAGTTAGAGATCGTTTACATTACTTTCTTACAGCCGGTGTTGTATTTGACCTTACGCCTACTTTAAAGTTTAAGCCCTCAGTTTTATTTAGACATGTAAGTGGTTCTCCATTATTAGCAGAATTATCTTCAAATTTTTTAATTAATGATAGATTTACTTTAGGAGCCGCCTATCGATTGAATTCTGCGTTTTCTGGTATTGTTGGTTTTCAAGCATCAGACTCTATTTTGTTAGGAATAGCTTATGATAGAGATATTTCTACATTTTCTAGTTATAACGATGGATCCTTAGAGTTTTTTGTAAGATTTGAATTGTTCAAAAAATATAAAAGAATGTACACCCCTAGATTTTTCTAA